A window of the Kosakonia sp. BYX6 genome harbors these coding sequences:
- a CDS encoding glutamine amidotransferase, producing MHQKSIIIVQVGNAPEPLREAHGDVPLWFCQVIGCELDEVEVVRVFEGETLPAPDARRAAIITGSWAMVSDRLPWSEKTAEWIREAMTIEMPLFGVCYGHQLMSWALGGDVQYHEKGREAGTKTVYLNAAAASDPLLTHLEESFPAHLTHRQTVTRLPIGATVLAASVHDPHQIVRYGPKAVSVQFHPEMTPEIASDLLRLNRPHIEKEGTDTDSLVAGVLPAPGAAEILRRFIQHVFAQEPVAVSSDAT from the coding sequence ATGCATCAAAAATCAATCATCATTGTCCAGGTGGGGAATGCCCCGGAACCTTTACGCGAGGCGCACGGCGACGTTCCGCTCTGGTTTTGCCAGGTGATCGGATGCGAACTGGACGAAGTTGAAGTGGTTCGCGTCTTCGAAGGGGAAACGCTGCCCGCGCCGGATGCCCGCCGGGCCGCCATCATTACTGGTTCCTGGGCCATGGTTTCTGACCGGCTGCCGTGGAGTGAGAAAACCGCAGAATGGATCCGCGAGGCAATGACGATTGAGATGCCGCTGTTTGGCGTTTGCTACGGCCATCAACTGATGTCCTGGGCGCTGGGCGGCGATGTGCAATACCACGAAAAAGGGCGCGAAGCTGGCACCAAAACCGTCTATCTCAACGCCGCAGCCGCCAGCGATCCGTTGCTTACGCATCTGGAAGAAAGCTTCCCGGCGCATCTGACCCACCGGCAAACTGTCACCCGCTTGCCCATCGGCGCCACCGTGCTGGCCGCGTCAGTGCACGATCCTCACCAGATTGTACGCTATGGGCCTAAGGCCGTTTCCGTGCAGTTCCACCCGGAAATGACGCCGGAAATCGCCTCAGATTTGTTAAGACTCAATCGCCCGCACATTGAAAAAGAAGGCACCGACACCGACAGCCTGGTCGCTGGCGTACTGCCCGCGCCTGGCGCGGCGGAAATCCTGCGGCGTTTCATCCAACACGTTTTCGCCCAAGAGCCGGTCGCCGTTTCATCTGACGCTACCTAG
- a CDS encoding nuclear transport factor 2 family protein has translation MSNAAKLVTQALHNIVCQPDHDEARIRGYFSPDYQQQVNGEALDFAGFVSHMAKLKQLTRSIDITVVAIASQHNEVLTRHHVSVEKKDGAQSHIEVFAHFTLREGVIIRCQELTRLIDGAAEDHSLGSVR, from the coding sequence ATGTCGAATGCAGCCAAATTGGTCACGCAAGCGTTACACAACATTGTTTGCCAACCGGATCATGACGAAGCGCGGATCCGCGGCTACTTTTCGCCGGACTATCAGCAACAAGTCAACGGCGAAGCGCTGGATTTTGCGGGTTTTGTCAGCCATATGGCGAAGCTTAAACAGCTTACCCGGTCGATTGACATTACGGTGGTGGCGATCGCCAGCCAGCACAACGAGGTGCTGACGCGTCATCACGTGTCAGTTGAAAAGAAGGATGGCGCGCAATCGCATATTGAGGTTTTTGCCCATTTTACGCTGCGGGAAGGGGTAATTATCCGCTGCCAAGAACTCACCAGGCTGATCGATGGCGCAGCAGAAGATCACTCGCTAGGTAGCGTCAGATGA
- a CDS encoding AraC family transcriptional regulator, protein MITQSQKLSHQSKHKTEWHQHVTGQLFCIRRGMMMVQTEQTQWALTPATIGWFPPQLRHCAWTVGKVEGHSVQLSVCGSDALPQQPGVWPADPFLLLLMERISQLDPQVETAQREQHLLAVMMDEIRLAPPAPLQLMLPHDRRARRIAEQLLLQPQNTLRQQELAAENGLSIRTLSRLFSEQTGLSFSRWRQQARILASITWLLRGGPISETAMQCGYENVSAFIAAFKLRFGMTPGAFRVLNSKA, encoded by the coding sequence ATGATCACACAAAGCCAAAAACTGTCGCACCAAAGCAAACACAAAACCGAATGGCATCAGCATGTTACGGGTCAGCTATTCTGTATCCGCCGGGGAATGATGATGGTGCAAACCGAGCAGACGCAATGGGCGCTGACGCCCGCGACGATCGGTTGGTTTCCGCCGCAGTTACGCCACTGCGCCTGGACGGTGGGGAAAGTAGAAGGTCACAGCGTGCAGCTTAGCGTATGCGGCAGCGACGCTTTGCCGCAGCAGCCGGGCGTGTGGCCCGCCGACCCGTTTTTATTGTTGCTGATGGAGAGGATCAGCCAGCTTGATCCGCAAGTGGAAACGGCCCAACGCGAGCAGCATTTATTGGCGGTGATGATGGATGAAATCCGCCTTGCGCCGCCAGCCCCGTTACAACTGATGTTGCCGCATGATCGGCGGGCGCGACGCATCGCGGAGCAGTTGTTATTGCAACCGCAGAACACACTTCGCCAGCAAGAACTGGCAGCGGAAAACGGGTTGAGCATCAGGACGTTAAGCCGCTTGTTTAGCGAACAAACGGGCCTCAGTTTTAGCCGATGGCGTCAGCAGGCGCGGATCCTCGCGTCAATCACTTGGTTATTACGTGGCGGACCGATCAGCGAAACCGCCATGCAGTGCGGGTATGAAAACGTCAGTGCTTTTATCGCCGCGTTCAAACTGCGTTTTGGTATGACACCGGGCGCGTTTCGTGTGTTAAACAGCAAGGCGTGA
- a CDS encoding pirin family protein: MITTRTAKQCGQADFGWLQARYTFSFGHYFDPKLLGYASLRVLNQEVLAPAASFQPRTYPKVDILNVILEGEAEYRDSEGNHVQAKAGEALLIATQPGISYSEHNLSKDKSLTRMQLWLDACPERENPPVQKVTIADASQQLLASPDGSENSLQLRQQVWLHHVELKKGEELKIQLHGPRAYLQSIHGTVHAVTHCEGKEALTCGDGAFIRDEANITLVADTPLRALLIDLPV; this comes from the coding sequence ATGATTACTACCCGTACTGCGAAACAATGCGGACAAGCTGACTTCGGCTGGCTTCAGGCCCGCTACACTTTTTCCTTTGGACATTACTTCGACCCGAAGCTTTTGGGCTATGCCTCACTGCGCGTATTGAACCAGGAAGTGCTTGCCCCTGCGGCTTCATTCCAGCCGCGTACCTACCCGAAAGTGGATATTTTGAATGTGATTCTGGAAGGCGAAGCGGAATACCGCGATAGCGAAGGTAACCATGTTCAGGCGAAAGCGGGCGAAGCGTTGTTAATCGCCACCCAGCCTGGTATCAGCTACAGCGAACATAATCTGAGTAAAGACAAGTCGTTGACGCGTATGCAGTTATGGCTTGATGCCTGCCCGGAGCGTGAAAACCCGCCGGTGCAAAAAGTCACGATTGCCGATGCCTCGCAACAACTGCTGGCCTCGCCGGATGGCAGCGAAAACAGTTTGCAGTTGCGCCAGCAGGTTTGGCTGCACCATGTCGAGCTGAAAAAAGGCGAAGAGCTGAAAATTCAGTTACATGGCCCGCGCGCCTATTTGCAGTCTATTCACGGGACGGTGCATGCCGTCACACATTGCGAAGGGAAAGAGGCACTCACCTGCGGTGACGGCGCTTTTATTCGTGATGAAGCTAACATAACACTGGTCGCCGACACGCCGCTGCGTGCTTTGCTGATAGATTTACCGGTGTGA
- a CDS encoding LysR family transcriptional regulator, with product MAKERALTLEALRVMDAIDRRGSFAAAADELGRVPSALSYTMQKLEEELDVVLFDRSGHRTKFTNVGRMLLERGRVLLEAADKLTTDAEALARGWETHLTLVTEALVPSVALFPLVERLAAKATTQLSIITEVLAGAWERLEQGRADIVIAPDMHFRSSSEINSRKLYSVMNVYVAAPEHPIHHEAEPLSEVTRVKYRGVAVADTARERPVLTVQLLDKQPRLTVSTIEDKRQALLAGLGVATMPYPLVEQDIAEGRLRVVSPEYAGQVDIIMAWRRDSMGEGKAWCLREIPKLFAGR from the coding sequence ATGGCCAAAGAAAGAGCATTAACGCTGGAAGCGTTACGCGTGATGGATGCGATTGACCGGCGTGGCAGCTTTGCCGCCGCCGCAGATGAGCTGGGGCGCGTGCCTTCCGCGCTCAGTTACACCATGCAAAAACTGGAAGAAGAGCTGGATGTGGTGCTGTTTGACCGCTCCGGGCATCGAACGAAATTCACCAATGTCGGGCGCATGTTGCTGGAACGCGGCCGCGTTTTGCTGGAAGCCGCAGATAAACTGACAACCGATGCCGAAGCGCTGGCGCGCGGTTGGGAAACGCATTTAACGCTGGTCACCGAAGCGCTGGTTCCCTCGGTGGCACTGTTTCCGCTGGTGGAAAGGCTGGCGGCGAAAGCCACCACGCAATTGTCGATTATTACCGAAGTGCTGGCGGGAGCCTGGGAGCGCCTCGAGCAGGGGCGGGCGGATATTGTTATCGCGCCGGATATGCATTTTCGCTCCTCGTCGGAAATTAACTCCCGCAAACTTTATTCGGTGATGAATGTGTATGTCGCCGCGCCGGAGCACCCGATTCACCACGAAGCGGAGCCGCTGTCGGAAGTTACGCGCGTGAAATATCGCGGCGTGGCGGTTGCCGATACCGCGCGAGAACGCCCGGTGTTAACGGTGCAGTTGCTGGATAAGCAGCCGAGGCTGACGGTGAGCACCATTGAAGATAAACGCCAGGCGTTGCTGGCAGGGTTGGGCGTCGCCACCATGCCTTATCCGCTGGTTGAGCAGGATATTGCCGAAGGCCGCTTGCGCGTGGTTAGCCCGGAATACGCTGGCCAGGTTGATATTATTATGGCCTGGCGCCGCGATAGCATGGGCGAAGGGAAAGCCTGGTGCCTGCGCGAAATCCCCAAGCTTTTCGCCGGGAGATAA
- a CDS encoding DUF805 domain-containing protein yields the protein MDWYFRVLRNYAVFHGRAHRREFWMFTLVNIILFGVLSVVDKIIGWHVLSLAYELLVLVPTLAVQVRRLHDTNRSWRWLLLLLFPVIGWLALLAFYSQHGTSEENLFGPQPKAFL from the coding sequence ATGGACTGGTATTTTAGGGTGCTTCGCAATTACGCCGTCTTTCATGGGCGCGCGCACCGCCGCGAGTTCTGGATGTTCACTCTGGTCAACATCATTCTCTTCGGCGTATTGAGTGTAGTGGACAAGATAATCGGCTGGCATGTGCTCAGCCTGGCGTATGAGTTGCTGGTGCTGGTGCCAACACTGGCAGTACAGGTGCGCCGCTTGCACGATACGAATCGCAGTTGGCGCTGGCTGTTGCTGTTGTTATTTCCGGTGATTGGCTGGTTGGCGTTACTGGCTTTTTACAGCCAACACGGCACATCTGAAGAGAACCTTTTCGGCCCGCAGCCGAAAGCCTTCCTCTGA
- a CDS encoding glutathione S-transferase family protein, which translates to MGQLIDGVWHDTWYDTKSTGGRFKRSNSAYRNWLTADGAPGPSGEGGFAAEKDRYHLYVSLACPWAHRTLILRKLKGLEPFISVSVVNPLMLENGWTFADDFPAATGDTLYQHEFLYQLYLHADPNYTGRVTVPVLWDKKNHTIVSNESAEIIRMFNTAFDGLGAKAGDYYPPELRTQIDELNSWIYDNVNNGVYKTGFATSQDAYDEAVVNVFTALERLEQILGQHRYLTGDRLTEADIRLWTTLVRFDPVYVTHFKCDKHRISDYLNLHGFLRDIYQLPGIAETVDFAHIRNHYYRSHKTINPTGIISIGPWQDLDEPHGRDSRFA; encoded by the coding sequence ATGGGACAACTGATTGATGGTGTCTGGCATGACACCTGGTACGACACCAAATCCACCGGTGGGCGCTTCAAACGCTCAAATTCCGCGTATCGCAACTGGCTCACCGCCGATGGCGCACCCGGTCCTTCTGGCGAAGGCGGTTTTGCCGCCGAAAAAGACCGCTACCACCTGTATGTTTCGCTGGCCTGTCCGTGGGCGCATCGCACGCTGATCCTGCGAAAATTAAAAGGCCTGGAGCCGTTTATCTCCGTTTCCGTGGTCAACCCGCTGATGCTGGAAAACGGCTGGACGTTTGCCGATGATTTCCCCGCTGCGACCGGCGACACGCTGTATCAACACGAATTCCTCTACCAGCTTTATCTGCATGCCGACCCAAACTATACCGGCCGCGTAACGGTGCCTGTGCTGTGGGACAAAAAGAACCACACTATAGTGAGCAACGAATCGGCGGAAATCATCCGCATGTTCAATACCGCTTTTGACGGGCTGGGCGCAAAAGCCGGGGATTACTATCCGCCGGAACTGCGCACGCAGATCGATGAGCTGAATAGCTGGATTTACGACAACGTAAATAACGGCGTTTATAAAACCGGTTTTGCCACCAGCCAAGACGCTTATGACGAAGCGGTCGTTAATGTGTTTACCGCGCTGGAACGGCTTGAGCAGATCCTCGGCCAGCACCGTTATCTGACCGGCGACCGCCTGACCGAAGCGGATATCCGTTTGTGGACCACGCTGGTGCGTTTTGATCCGGTGTACGTTACGCATTTCAAATGCGATAAACACCGCATCAGTGACTATCTCAACCTGCATGGCTTCCTGCGCGACATCTACCAGCTGCCCGGCATTGCGGAAACCGTCGATTTTGCGCATATCCGCAATCACTACTATCGCAGCCACAAAACCATCAACCCGACCGGAATTATTTCCATCGGGCCGTGGCAGGATCTTGATGAACCTCACGGGCGCGACAGCCGTTTTGCCTGA
- a CDS encoding DoxX family protein: MKKLEDVGFLVARILMPILFIVAGWGKITGYAGTQQYMEAMGVPGFLLPLTILLEFGGGLAILFGFLTRTTAFFTAGFTLLTAFLFHSNFAEGVNSLMFMKNMTIAGGYLLLGITGPGAISIDRVLNKKW; the protein is encoded by the coding sequence ATGAAAAAATTAGAAGATGTTGGTTTCCTGGTTGCACGTATCCTGATGCCAATTCTGTTTATCGTGGCGGGCTGGGGCAAAATCACCGGTTATGCGGGCACTCAACAATATATGGAAGCGATGGGCGTGCCGGGCTTCCTGCTGCCACTGACCATTCTTCTTGAGTTCGGCGGCGGTCTGGCAATCCTGTTCGGTTTCCTGACTCGCACCACGGCATTCTTCACCGCCGGTTTCACGCTGCTGACCGCGTTCCTGTTCCACAGCAACTTTGCCGAAGGCGTGAACTCCCTGATGTTCATGAAAAACATGACTATCGCTGGCGGCTACCTGCTGCTGGGTATCACCGGTCCTGGCGCAATCAGCATCGACCGCGTACTGAATAAAAAGTGGTAA
- a CDS encoding YqjK-like family protein, translating to MSSKAERLKRKALLLSEIQQQRLDLTAGRRDWLEATGAYDRGWNTLLSLRSWALVGSSAMAIWSVRHPNMLVRWAKRGLGVWSLWRLVKSTLNSPR from the coding sequence GTGAGTAGCAAAGCGGAACGTCTAAAGCGTAAAGCGCTTTTGCTCAGCGAGATCCAGCAGCAACGGCTGGATCTCACTGCCGGACGCCGTGACTGGCTTGAAGCGACCGGCGCATACGATCGCGGCTGGAATACTCTTTTAAGTCTGCGCTCGTGGGCGCTGGTAGGCAGCAGCGCGATGGCAATTTGGTCAGTTCGTCATCCCAATATGCTGGTGCGCTGGGCCAAACGCGGGCTTGGCGTCTGGAGTCTTTGGCGGCTGGTCAAATCAACGCTTAATTCTCCACGCTAA
- a CDS encoding phage holin family protein has product MADSRHAQGPGKSALGIGQRILTVLVEMVETRLRLAVVELEEEKANLFQLLLMVGLTMLFAAFGLMSLMVLIIWAIDPQYRLNAMIATTVVLLVLALIGGISTLRKARASTLLRHTRQELANDRALLEDDKS; this is encoded by the coding sequence ATGGCGGATTCACGACACGCGCAGGGGCCTGGCAAAAGCGCGCTGGGGATTGGTCAACGCATTCTGACCGTCCTTGTTGAAATGGTTGAGACCCGCCTGCGGCTGGCGGTTGTTGAGCTGGAAGAAGAGAAAGCCAACTTGTTCCAGTTGCTCCTGATGGTGGGGCTGACCATGCTTTTTGCCGCATTTGGCCTGATGAGCCTGATGGTGCTGATAATCTGGGCCATCGATCCGCAATATCGCCTGAACGCGATGATTGCAACCACCGTGGTGTTGCTGGTGCTGGCGCTGATAGGCGGCATTTCGACACTGCGTAAAGCGCGGGCGTCAACGCTGCTGCGACACACACGCCAGGAGCTGGCGAATGACCGCGCTTTGCTGGAGGACGATAAATCGTGA
- a CDS encoding DUF883 family protein, translating into MSKDNADHLRAELKSLADTLEEVLGNSGEKSKEELGKLRTKAEKALRESRHRLGETGDVIARQTREAAARTDEYVRDNPWASVGIGAAVGVVLGVLLTRR; encoded by the coding sequence ATGTCGAAAGATAATGCTGACCATCTGCGCGCTGAGTTGAAATCCCTTGCGGACACCCTGGAAGAAGTGCTGGGTAATTCCGGTGAAAAATCGAAAGAAGAGCTGGGCAAGTTACGCACCAAAGCGGAAAAAGCGCTGCGCGAAAGCCGTCATCGCCTTGGCGAAACCGGCGATGTGATTGCCCGTCAAACCCGCGAAGCGGCAGCCCGTACCGACGAATACGTGCGCGATAACCCGTGGGCCAGCGTTGGCATCGGTGCCGCAGTCGGCGTGGTGTTGGGCGTGCTGCTGACGCGTCGCTAA
- a CDS encoding DUF1090 domain-containing protein gives MKNRIALALALFSLSAASQAATLCQEKEHEIQREISYAEKHNNQSRITGLNKALREVRANCSDDKLRAEHQKKIAKQKEEIAERRHDLAEAKQKGDADKISKREHKLKEAQQELKTLEARDY, from the coding sequence ATGAAAAACCGCATCGCACTGGCGCTGGCTCTTTTTTCTCTCAGCGCTGCTTCTCAGGCTGCTACGCTTTGTCAGGAAAAAGAGCATGAGATCCAGCGGGAGATTAGCTATGCCGAAAAGCATAACAATCAGAGCCGCATTACGGGCCTGAATAAAGCCCTGCGCGAAGTGCGCGCTAACTGCTCTGATGACAAGCTGCGCGCCGAGCATCAGAAGAAAATCGCGAAGCAGAAAGAAGAGATTGCCGAGCGTCGTCACGACCTGGCCGAAGCGAAGCAAAAAGGCGATGCGGACAAGATAAGCAAGCGTGAACACAAGCTGAAAGAAGCACAGCAAGAGCTGAAAACGCTGGAAGCTCGTGACTACTGA
- the mzrA gene encoding EnvZ/OmpR regulon moderator MzrA, whose amino-acid sequence MAFFGVMIFTWTALQNRESTLAIRPTTQNISVPDGFSVWHHLDANGIHFKSITPKNDTLLIKFESSAQSAAAKAVLDRTLPHGYIIAAQDDDDSQTSAWLTRLRNSTHRFG is encoded by the coding sequence ATGGCTTTTTTCGGCGTCATGATTTTTACCTGGACGGCGCTGCAAAACCGCGAATCCACGCTGGCCATTCGCCCTACCACACAAAACATCAGCGTGCCGGATGGTTTTTCCGTCTGGCACCATCTGGATGCTAACGGCATCCACTTCAAAAGCATTACGCCTAAAAACGACACCCTTTTAATTAAGTTCGAATCCAGCGCGCAGAGCGCAGCGGCAAAAGCCGTGCTGGATCGCACTTTACCTCATGGTTATATCATTGCCGCACAGGACGATGATGACAGCCAAACCTCCGCGTGGCTGACCCGCCTGCGTAACAGCACGCATCGATTCGGATAA
- the yqjA gene encoding DedA family general envelope maintenance protein YqjA yields MELLSQLLHALWSQDFETLAHPGMIGMLYFVLFVILFLENGLLPAAFLPGDSLLVLVGVLIAKGALGYPQTLLLLTVAASTGCWLSYIQGRWLGNTRLVQKWLSHLPAHYHQRAHHLFHKHGLSALLIGRFIAFVRTLLPTIAGLSGLSNARFQFFNWMSGLLWVLILTTLGYLLGKTPVFLKYEDALMSCLMLLPVVLLVIGLIGSLVVLWKKKQSNRG; encoded by the coding sequence ATGGAACTTTTAAGCCAATTACTTCATGCCCTCTGGAGCCAGGACTTCGAGACGCTGGCTCACCCCGGCATGATCGGCATGCTTTATTTTGTTTTATTTGTCATCTTATTTCTGGAAAACGGCCTGCTTCCGGCGGCTTTTCTCCCCGGCGATAGCCTTCTGGTGCTGGTTGGCGTATTGATTGCCAAAGGCGCGCTGGGCTATCCGCAGACCCTTCTTTTGCTGACCGTCGCGGCCAGCACGGGCTGTTGGCTGAGTTACATTCAAGGCCGATGGCTGGGTAACACGCGGCTGGTGCAAAAATGGCTGTCGCATCTGCCCGCACATTATCACCAACGCGCGCACCATCTGTTTCATAAACATGGGCTTTCTGCGCTGTTGATTGGTCGTTTTATTGCTTTTGTCCGTACGTTGTTACCTACCATTGCCGGGCTTTCGGGTCTGAGCAATGCGCGTTTTCAGTTCTTTAACTGGATGAGCGGCCTGCTGTGGGTGTTGATTCTGACCACGCTGGGCTATCTACTGGGCAAGACGCCGGTGTTTCTGAAATATGAAGACGCGCTGATGTCATGCCTGATGTTGCTTCCGGTGGTATTGCTGGTGATTGGCCTGATTGGCTCACTGGTAGTGCTGTGGAAGAAAAAACAGAGCAATCGGGGTTAA
- the exuR gene encoding transcriptional regulator ExuR translates to MEIAESRRLYQQLAAELKSRIEQGVYLVGDKLPAERFIADEKSVSRTVVREAIIMLEVEGYVEVRKGSGIHVISNQARHTQAPDENLEFANYGPFELLQARQLIESNIAEFAATQVTKQDIMKLMEIQDNARKEKCFRDSEWDLQFHVQVALATQNTALAAIVEKMWTQRVHNPYWKKLHDHIDLRTVDNWCDDHDQILRALIRKDPHAAKVAMWQHLENTKQMLFNETSDDFEFNADRYLFAENPVVHLDTAATGTK, encoded by the coding sequence ATGGAAATCGCCGAGTCACGACGTTTGTACCAGCAGCTTGCCGCCGAGCTTAAAAGCCGTATTGAGCAAGGCGTCTATCTTGTGGGTGACAAACTGCCCGCCGAGCGCTTCATCGCCGATGAAAAAAGCGTCAGCCGGACCGTGGTTCGTGAAGCCATTATCATGCTCGAGGTGGAAGGCTACGTAGAAGTTCGCAAAGGTTCCGGTATTCATGTGATTTCCAACCAGGCGCGCCACACGCAGGCGCCGGACGAAAATCTTGAGTTCGCTAATTACGGCCCGTTTGAACTGTTGCAGGCGCGTCAGCTTATCGAAAGTAATATCGCCGAATTCGCCGCCACCCAGGTGACGAAGCAGGACATTATGAAGCTGATGGAAATCCAGGATAACGCCCGCAAAGAGAAGTGCTTCCGCGATTCGGAATGGGATTTGCAGTTCCACGTGCAAGTGGCGCTGGCAACGCAAAACACCGCGCTGGCGGCCATTGTTGAGAAGATGTGGACGCAGCGTGTGCATAACCCGTACTGGAAAAAACTGCATGACCATATTGATTTGCGCACCGTCGATAACTGGTGTGACGATCATGACCAAATTCTCAGGGCGTTGATTCGCAAAGATCCACACGCGGCTAAAGTGGCCATGTGGCAACACCTGGAAAACACCAAGCAGATGCTGTTCAACGAAACCAGTGACGACTTTGAGTTCAACGCTGACCGTTATTTGTTCGCGGAAAACCCGGTAGTCCATCTCGATACCGCAGCGACCGGCACCAAGTAA
- a CDS encoding MFS transporter, with the protein MRKIKGLRWYMIALVTVGTVLGYLTRNTVAAAAPTLMEELHISTQQYSYIIAAYSAAYTIMQPVAGYVLDILGTKIGYAFFAITWAVFCGATALAGSWGGLALARGAVGAAEAAMIPAGLKAASEWFPAKERSIAVGYFNVGSSIGAMIAPPLVVWAIVMHSWEMAFIISGVLSFIWAMAWLYFYKHPRDQKKLSEEEREYIIGGQEAQHQTNNGKKMTVWQILGTRQFWGIALPRFLAEPAWGTFNAWIPLFMFKVYGFNLKEIAMFAWMPMLFADLGCIVGGYLPPLFQRVFGVNLIVSRKMVVTMGALLMIGPGMIGLFTSPYIAIGLLCIGGFAHQSLSGALITLSSDVFGRNEVATANGLTGMAAWMASTMFALVVGALADTIGFSPLFAVLALFDLLGALLIWTVLKNQTAEEVVSHSVGGPAEQS; encoded by the coding sequence ATGCGTAAAATCAAAGGATTACGTTGGTACATGATAGCACTGGTGACGGTCGGCACCGTGCTTGGGTACCTGACACGTAACACCGTAGCGGCAGCCGCTCCAACGTTGATGGAAGAGCTGCACATCTCCACTCAGCAATATTCGTACATCATTGCGGCTTATTCCGCGGCTTATACCATAATGCAGCCTGTTGCAGGCTACGTTCTGGACATCCTGGGTACTAAAATTGGCTACGCTTTCTTCGCCATTACCTGGGCGGTGTTCTGCGGCGCGACTGCGCTGGCAGGCAGCTGGGGTGGCCTGGCACTGGCACGTGGTGCGGTCGGTGCGGCTGAAGCTGCAATGATTCCGGCGGGCCTGAAAGCCGCTTCCGAATGGTTCCCGGCGAAAGAACGTTCTATCGCTGTTGGCTATTTCAACGTGGGTTCCTCTATTGGTGCGATGATCGCGCCGCCATTGGTGGTGTGGGCTATCGTGATGCACAGCTGGGAAATGGCATTTATCATTTCCGGTGTGCTGAGCTTTATTTGGGCGATGGCATGGCTGTACTTCTATAAGCACCCGCGCGATCAGAAAAAATTAAGCGAAGAAGAACGCGAGTACATCATTGGTGGTCAGGAAGCACAGCACCAGACCAACAACGGCAAGAAAATGACAGTTTGGCAGATTCTGGGCACCCGTCAGTTCTGGGGTATCGCGCTGCCGCGTTTCCTGGCAGAACCAGCCTGGGGTACGTTTAACGCCTGGATCCCGCTGTTCATGTTTAAAGTTTACGGCTTTAACCTGAAAGAAATCGCCATGTTCGCCTGGATGCCAATGCTGTTTGCTGACCTGGGCTGTATCGTGGGGGGTTACCTGCCGCCGCTGTTCCAGCGCGTCTTCGGTGTTAACCTGATTGTCTCCCGTAAAATGGTGGTGACAATGGGTGCGCTGCTGATGATCGGCCCTGGCATGATCGGCCTGTTCACCAGCCCGTATATTGCAATCGGCCTGCTGTGTATCGGTGGTTTTGCTCACCAGTCACTGTCTGGCGCGCTAATTACACTCTCTTCTGACGTATTTGGTCGTAACGAAGTGGCAACGGCAAACGGCTTGACCGGTATGGCCGCGTGGATGGCCAGTACCATGTTTGCTCTGGTGGTGGGTGCGCTGGCGGATACCATCGGCTTTAGCCCGCTGTTCGCTGTACTGGCGCTGTTTGACCTGTTGGGTGCGCTGCTGATTTGGACTGTGCTGAAAAACCAGACCGCCGAAGAAGTTGTTAGTCACTCTGTCGGCGGCCCAGCGGAACAAAGTTAG